Proteins found in one Zea mays cultivar B73 chromosome 1, Zm-B73-REFERENCE-NAM-5.0, whole genome shotgun sequence genomic segment:
- the LOC100384229 gene encoding transcription factor PHYTOCHROME INTERACTING FACTOR-LIKE 13 isoform X1, whose amino-acid sequence MPTLVRLRHQNRSCKNRVHLPSHRTPRYYFPGKKSTRKFPTPATPRTASLLSRESEVNGTAAAATQCTSAPTCVLSCRAATELPHKSSLSLLLFAACKAPRTDGGDDSQGSSARARQQQHAAVLRSESGEKTLFSGHSSRSPDEMDGNARSAATNQKKPVVADDDLVELLWHNGSVVAQPQAHQRPAPTYDPDRPGTSGLTGEETAAWFPDTLDDALEKDLYTQLWYSTIADAAPQHEGTLPGPTSQPSPSPPVGSSGVESSWAGDICSTFCGSNQVLRTPARIRGKDAALQSELPSNTGAHDGTSSSGGSGSNYGGFGLPSDSVHVQKRKGRCRDDSDSPSEDAECEEASEETKPSRRYGTKRRTRAAEVHNLSERRRRDRINEKMRALQELIPHCNKTDKASILDETIEYLKSLQMQVQIMWMTSGMAPMMFPGVHQFIPQMALGMNPGCIPAAQGLSQMPRLPYMNHTLPNHIHLNSSPAMNLMNPLNAANQVQIGHLRDASSHLLHLDGGRAAVVPQVPGPGPHVHGHQIAQAEEHNKILEVAASTVIPTSKAGQPPTLHRV is encoded by the exons ATGCCAACGCTTGTCCGCCTCCGCCATCAAAATCGCAGCTGCAAAAATCGCGTCCACCTCCCATCCCATCGCACTCCCCGTTATTATTTCCCGGGAAAAAAATCCACGCGAAAATTCCCCACACCCGCCACCCCGCGCACGGCCTCTCTCCTTTCTCGAGAGAGCGAAGTAAACGGGACAGCGGCTGCAGCCACCCAGTGTACGAGCGCTCCGACTTGTGTGCTCTCATGCCGTGCTGCTACAGAGCTGCCTCATAAAAGCTCCCTGAGCCTGCTCCTGTTTGCAGCTTGCAAGGCGCCAAGGACGGACGGAGGCGACGACTCGCAAGGTAGCTCTGCTCGGGCGAGGCAGCAGCAGCACGCAGCAGTACTCCGTTCAGAATCAG GAGAGAAGACGTTGTTCTCCGGGCACTCGAGTCGAAGTCCTGACGAGATGGACGGCAATGCGAGGTCGGCGGCAACGAATCAGAAGAAGCCCGTCGT CGCGGACGACGACCTCGTGGAGCTGCTGTGGCACAACGGGAGCGTCGTCGCGCAGCCCCAGGCGCACCAGAGGCCGGCGCCCACCTACGACCCCGACCGCCCGGGCACCAGCGGCCTCACCGGCGAAGAGACCGCCGCGTGGTTCCCGGACACCCTCGACGACGCGCTGGAGAAGGACCTGTACACGCAGCTCTGGTACAGCACCATCGCCGACGCCGCCCCGCAGCACGAGGGCACGCTCCCGGGCCCTACCTCGCAGCCTTCGCCTTCGCCGCCCGTTGGGAGCAGCGGCGTCGAGTCGAGCTGGGCTGGCGACATCTGCTCGACCTTCTGCGGAAGCAACCAGGTGCTCAGGACGCCGGCAAGGATCAGGGGGAAGGACGCGGCATTGCAGTCGGAGTTGCCGAGCAATACCGGCGCGCACGACGGCACATCGTCATCCGGCGGGTCTGGAAGCAACTATGGGGGATTCGGGCTGCCCAGTGACAGCGTCCATGTACAGAAGAGGAAGGGGAGGTGTAGAGACGACTCAGATAGTCCGAGTGAG GATGCCGAGTGTGAGGAGGCAAGTGAGGAAACGAAACCATCAAGGCGATATGGGACGAAACGCCGGACTCGTGCAGCTGAAGTTCACAATCTTTCAGAGAGG AGAAGAAGGGACCGGATCAATGAAAAGATGCGCGCATTGCAAGAGCTCATCCCGCATTGCAACAAG ACTGACAAAGCGTCGATATTAGACGAGACGATTGAGTATCTGAAGTCCCTCCAAATGCAAGTTCAG ATCATGTGGATGACTTCTGGGATGGCGCCAATGATGTTTCCTGGTGTTCACCAATTCATTCCACAGATGGCTCTAGGAATGAATCCAGGTTGCATCCCTGCAGCACAGGGCCTAAGTCAGATGCcaagattaccatacatgaaccacACCCTGCCAAACCATATCCATCTGAACTCGTCTCCAGCTATGAATCTAATGAATCCACTGAACGCCGCGAACCAGGTGCAAATCGGTCACCTCAGGGATGCAAGTAGCCACTTGCTTCACCTAGATGGCGGGCGAGCAGCAGTGGTACCTCAG GTACCAGGACCAGGACCCCATGTTCATGGACATCAAATAGCACAAGCCgaagaacacaataagatactggAAGTGGCAGCTAGTACTGTTATACCAACTTCTAAGGCAGGGCAACCACCAACTTTACATAGAGTTTAG
- the LOC100384229 gene encoding transcription factor PHYTOCHROME INTERACTING FACTOR-LIKE 13 isoform X2 has product MPTLVRLRHQNRSCKNRVHLPSHRTPRYYFPGKKSTRKFPTPATPRTASLLSRESEVNGTAAAATQSCKAPRTDGGDDSQGSSARARQQQHAAVLRSESGEKTLFSGHSSRSPDEMDGNARSAATNQKKPVVADDDLVELLWHNGSVVAQPQAHQRPAPTYDPDRPGTSGLTGEETAAWFPDTLDDALEKDLYTQLWYSTIADAAPQHEGTLPGPTSQPSPSPPVGSSGVESSWAGDICSTFCGSNQVLRTPARIRGKDAALQSELPSNTGAHDGTSSSGGSGSNYGGFGLPSDSVHVQKRKGRCRDDSDSPSEDAECEEASEETKPSRRYGTKRRTRAAEVHNLSERRRRDRINEKMRALQELIPHCNKTDKASILDETIEYLKSLQMQVQIMWMTSGMAPMMFPGVHQFIPQMALGMNPGCIPAAQGLSQMPRLPYMNHTLPNHIHLNSSPAMNLMNPLNAANQVQIGHLRDASSHLLHLDGGRAAVVPQVPGPGPHVHGHQIAQAEEHNKILEVAASTVIPTSKAGQPPTLHRV; this is encoded by the exons ATGCCAACGCTTGTCCGCCTCCGCCATCAAAATCGCAGCTGCAAAAATCGCGTCCACCTCCCATCCCATCGCACTCCCCGTTATTATTTCCCGGGAAAAAAATCCACGCGAAAATTCCCCACACCCGCCACCCCGCGCACGGCCTCTCTCCTTTCTCGAGAGAGCGAAGTAAACGGGACAGCGGCTGCAGCCACCCAGT CTTGCAAGGCGCCAAGGACGGACGGAGGCGACGACTCGCAAGGTAGCTCTGCTCGGGCGAGGCAGCAGCAGCACGCAGCAGTACTCCGTTCAGAATCAG GAGAGAAGACGTTGTTCTCCGGGCACTCGAGTCGAAGTCCTGACGAGATGGACGGCAATGCGAGGTCGGCGGCAACGAATCAGAAGAAGCCCGTCGT CGCGGACGACGACCTCGTGGAGCTGCTGTGGCACAACGGGAGCGTCGTCGCGCAGCCCCAGGCGCACCAGAGGCCGGCGCCCACCTACGACCCCGACCGCCCGGGCACCAGCGGCCTCACCGGCGAAGAGACCGCCGCGTGGTTCCCGGACACCCTCGACGACGCGCTGGAGAAGGACCTGTACACGCAGCTCTGGTACAGCACCATCGCCGACGCCGCCCCGCAGCACGAGGGCACGCTCCCGGGCCCTACCTCGCAGCCTTCGCCTTCGCCGCCCGTTGGGAGCAGCGGCGTCGAGTCGAGCTGGGCTGGCGACATCTGCTCGACCTTCTGCGGAAGCAACCAGGTGCTCAGGACGCCGGCAAGGATCAGGGGGAAGGACGCGGCATTGCAGTCGGAGTTGCCGAGCAATACCGGCGCGCACGACGGCACATCGTCATCCGGCGGGTCTGGAAGCAACTATGGGGGATTCGGGCTGCCCAGTGACAGCGTCCATGTACAGAAGAGGAAGGGGAGGTGTAGAGACGACTCAGATAGTCCGAGTGAG GATGCCGAGTGTGAGGAGGCAAGTGAGGAAACGAAACCATCAAGGCGATATGGGACGAAACGCCGGACTCGTGCAGCTGAAGTTCACAATCTTTCAGAGAGG AGAAGAAGGGACCGGATCAATGAAAAGATGCGCGCATTGCAAGAGCTCATCCCGCATTGCAACAAG ACTGACAAAGCGTCGATATTAGACGAGACGATTGAGTATCTGAAGTCCCTCCAAATGCAAGTTCAG ATCATGTGGATGACTTCTGGGATGGCGCCAATGATGTTTCCTGGTGTTCACCAATTCATTCCACAGATGGCTCTAGGAATGAATCCAGGTTGCATCCCTGCAGCACAGGGCCTAAGTCAGATGCcaagattaccatacatgaaccacACCCTGCCAAACCATATCCATCTGAACTCGTCTCCAGCTATGAATCTAATGAATCCACTGAACGCCGCGAACCAGGTGCAAATCGGTCACCTCAGGGATGCAAGTAGCCACTTGCTTCACCTAGATGGCGGGCGAGCAGCAGTGGTACCTCAG GTACCAGGACCAGGACCCCATGTTCATGGACATCAAATAGCACAAGCCgaagaacacaataagatactggAAGTGGCAGCTAGTACTGTTATACCAACTTCTAAGGCAGGGCAACCACCAACTTTACATAGAGTTTAG